The Thermus brockianus genome window below encodes:
- the hemE gene encoding uroporphyrinogen decarboxylase: protein MGGVNDLVLKAARGQATPRPPVWFMRQAGRYQRSYRALRERYTLPEIVRQPELAAQVTLSPVEELGVDAAILFADITTPLYGMGVDLDLVEGKGPVIHRPIRDARGVEALLPLEPESAVPYVLETIRILKRALKVPLIGFAGGPFTLASYLVEGGPSRHFLQVKAFMYGDEALWHRLMEKLTEAMARYLRAQAEAGADLLQVFDSWVGALSPADYRRYVKPHMARLFQALRPLGVPAIHFGVGTMGLLAEMREAGGDVLGLDHHTPLPWAREVLGETPVQGNLDPALLFAPKEVLKREVLRILEENAGRPGHIFNLGHGILPKTPEENVRYVVELVKEVAA, encoded by the coding sequence AAAGGTCCTACCGGGCGCTCCGGGAGCGCTACACCCTGCCGGAAATCGTGCGCCAGCCCGAACTCGCCGCCCAGGTGACCCTAAGCCCGGTGGAGGAGCTTGGGGTGGACGCCGCCATCCTCTTCGCCGACATCACCACCCCCCTTTACGGCATGGGGGTGGACCTGGACCTGGTGGAGGGCAAGGGCCCGGTGATCCACCGCCCCATCCGGGATGCGAGGGGGGTGGAGGCGCTCCTGCCCCTAGAGCCCGAAAGCGCCGTGCCCTATGTCCTGGAAACCATCCGCATCCTAAAGCGGGCCCTTAAGGTGCCCCTCATCGGCTTTGCCGGAGGGCCCTTTACCCTGGCGAGCTACCTCGTGGAGGGGGGGCCAAGCCGCCACTTCCTCCAGGTGAAGGCCTTCATGTACGGGGACGAGGCGCTTTGGCACCGCCTCATGGAGAAGCTCACCGAGGCCATGGCCCGCTACCTGAGGGCCCAGGCGGAGGCGGGAGCAGACCTCCTCCAGGTCTTTGACTCCTGGGTGGGGGCCTTGAGCCCGGCCGACTACCGCCGCTACGTGAAGCCCCACATGGCCAGGCTCTTCCAAGCCCTAAGGCCCCTGGGGGTGCCGGCCATCCACTTCGGGGTGGGGACCATGGGGCTCCTGGCGGAGATGCGGGAGGCGGGAGGGGATGTCCTGGGCCTGGACCACCATACCCCCCTCCCCTGGGCCCGGGAGGTCCTGGGGGAAACGCCCGTGCAGGGCAACCTGGACCCGGCCCTCCTCTTCGCCCCCAAGGAGGTCCTGAAGCGCGAGGTCCTCCGCATCCTGGAGGAGAACGCCGGGCGGCCCGGGCACATCTTCAACCTGGGCCACGGCATCCTGCCCAAGACCCCAGAGGAGAACGTGCGCTACGTGGTAGAACTCGTGAAGGAGGTGGCGGCGTGA
- the hemG gene encoding protoporphyrinogen oxidase, with product MAQVAIVGGGWAGLAAALALKEAGADFLLLEASPRLGGKVFTHRGEGFLVEGGPDASVRYKREVLALAEALGLEPMGTLPAKPSAYILRKGKPHPLPEGLLQVVPGDLKALAKTPLLSLSGKLRALYDLFLPRGGGEDESLKAFVERRLGPEVFQALVAPLAGGIYGGEPEELSMRAAFPALLELERKHRSLLLGAMRSRKGRGSREGGSLFFSFAEGLSALTRRMAERVADHVLLATPVLLLEPLGNRFRLHTPRGALEAEAVILATPAPTAANLLRPFLPGATALLKGIPHTPAATVSLAFKEELPVSGHGLLIAKGEGYQARGFTWTHRKWPGRAPEGWSLVRAYFSGEAARLSEGELARLALAELRRYLGREVRPERTFVFRFPEGMPAYRVGHQERIARLEMVLLQAPGLFLAGNYLSGVGLPEVVRSGEKAAARALAHLSLTPPGEKETPRLG from the coding sequence GTGGCTCAGGTAGCCATCGTGGGTGGGGGCTGGGCCGGGCTCGCCGCCGCCCTCGCCCTGAAGGAAGCAGGGGCCGACTTCCTCCTCCTGGAGGCCAGTCCCCGGCTTGGGGGCAAGGTCTTCACCCACCGGGGGGAAGGGTTTTTGGTGGAAGGGGGGCCCGACGCCAGCGTGCGCTACAAGCGGGAGGTCCTGGCCTTGGCCGAGGCCCTGGGCCTGGAACCCATGGGCACCCTCCCCGCCAAGCCCTCCGCCTACATCCTGCGCAAGGGAAAACCCCATCCCCTCCCCGAGGGGCTATTGCAGGTGGTGCCGGGGGACCTGAAGGCCCTGGCCAAGACGCCCCTCCTCTCCCTTTCCGGGAAGCTTCGCGCCCTCTACGACCTCTTTCTCCCTCGAGGGGGCGGGGAGGACGAAAGCCTAAAGGCCTTCGTGGAAAGGCGGCTCGGCCCGGAGGTCTTCCAGGCCCTGGTGGCCCCCTTGGCCGGGGGGATTTACGGGGGCGAGCCCGAGGAGCTCTCCATGCGGGCCGCCTTCCCCGCCCTCTTGGAGCTAGAGCGGAAACACCGGAGCCTCCTCCTCGGGGCCATGCGCTCCCGGAAAGGGCGGGGAAGCCGCGAAGGGGGAAGCCTCTTCTTCTCCTTCGCCGAGGGCCTTTCCGCCCTCACCCGGAGGATGGCGGAAAGGGTGGCGGACCACGTCCTCCTCGCCACCCCAGTCCTCCTCCTAGAGCCTTTAGGCAACCGCTTCCGCCTCCACACCCCAAGGGGGGCCCTCGAGGCCGAGGCGGTGATCCTCGCCACCCCAGCCCCCACGGCCGCCAACCTCCTAAGGCCCTTCCTCCCCGGGGCCACGGCCCTCCTCAAGGGCATTCCCCACACCCCGGCGGCCACGGTGAGCCTGGCCTTTAAGGAGGAACTCCCCGTAAGCGGGCACGGCCTCCTCATCGCCAAAGGGGAAGGCTACCAGGCCCGGGGCTTCACCTGGACCCACCGCAAGTGGCCGGGAAGGGCCCCCGAGGGGTGGAGCCTGGTGCGGGCCTACTTCTCCGGGGAGGCGGCGAGGCTTTCCGAAGGGGAGCTCGCCCGCCTCGCCCTGGCGGAGCTTCGCCGGTACCTGGGCCGGGAGGTGCGCCCGGAGCGCACCTTCGTCTTCCGCTTCCCCGAGGGCATGCCCGCCTACCGCGTGGGGCACCAGGAGCGGATAGCCCGCCTGGAGATGGTCCTTCTCCAGGCCCCGGGGCTCTTCCTGGCCGGGAACTACCTTTCGGGGGTGGGCCTTCCCGAGGTGGTGCGCTCGGGGGAAAAAGCGGCCGCCAGGGCCCTCGCCCACCTCTCCCTGACCCCCCCTGGCGAAAAGGAAACCCCCCGGTTAGGATAA
- the hemH gene encoding ferrochelatase: MNVLLMAYGTPYAPEEIEPYYTDIRRGKRPSEELLKELAERYEQIGKSPLNEITLVQALRLQALLNLEAPPLPKRLLGPFPPRAPQGPARVYVGTKHWHPTIGEAVAAMHEDGVRRAVAIVAAPHYSLRSVAEYKEKVEAALKALPEPIHFVWVESYEAHPGLIAAYARRLEEAIWRLKDPKRAAYVFTAHSIPVAAVERGDPYPRQVEKTAELVAKRLSLPRFQVAYQSAGRTPEPWLGPDINELLRQLREEGYTEVVVQAVGFPADHLEVFYDLDLEAQATAEAVGLRLLRARSLNADLDYIQVLKDLVEAAWLR, translated from the coding sequence GTGAACGTACTCCTGATGGCCTACGGCACCCCCTACGCCCCCGAGGAGATTGAGCCCTACTACACGGATATCCGCCGGGGCAAAAGGCCTTCCGAGGAACTCCTGAAGGAACTCGCCGAGCGCTACGAGCAAATCGGCAAAAGCCCCCTGAACGAGATCACCCTGGTCCAGGCCCTGAGGCTCCAGGCCCTTTTGAACCTCGAGGCCCCTCCCCTTCCCAAGCGCCTCCTGGGCCCCTTCCCGCCCCGCGCCCCCCAGGGGCCGGCCCGGGTCTACGTGGGCACCAAGCACTGGCACCCCACCATCGGCGAGGCGGTGGCCGCCATGCACGAGGACGGGGTGCGCCGGGCGGTGGCCATCGTGGCGGCTCCCCACTACTCCCTAAGGAGCGTGGCGGAGTACAAGGAGAAGGTGGAGGCGGCCCTGAAAGCCCTTCCCGAGCCCATCCACTTCGTCTGGGTGGAAAGCTACGAGGCCCACCCCGGCCTCATCGCCGCCTACGCCAGGCGGCTGGAGGAGGCCATCTGGCGGCTTAAGGACCCCAAGCGGGCGGCCTACGTCTTCACCGCCCACTCCATCCCCGTGGCGGCGGTGGAGCGGGGGGACCCTTACCCGCGCCAGGTGGAGAAGACGGCGGAACTTGTAGCCAAAAGGCTCTCCCTGCCCCGCTTCCAGGTGGCCTACCAGTCGGCGGGGCGTACCCCCGAGCCCTGGCTTGGGCCGGACATCAACGAGCTTTTGCGGCAACTCAGGGAAGAGGGCTACACCGAGGTGGTGGTGCAGGCGGTGGGCTTCCCCGCCGACCACCTGGAGGTCTTTTACGACCTGGACCTCGAGGCCCAGGCCACGGCAGAAGCGGTGGGCCTCAGGCTCCTCCGGGCCCGAAGCCTCAACGCCGATCTAGACTACATCCAGGTCCTTAAGGACCTGGTGGAGGCGGCGTGGCTCAGGTAG